One segment of Accipiter gentilis chromosome 26, bAccGen1.1, whole genome shotgun sequence DNA contains the following:
- the CCNI2 gene encoding cyclin-I2, translated as MKCPGPPESSRLAFFLDNALAREARIWKVPVFQNLALKGTDISLSCYKKAVLWIAEISSQFKFHPETFALATSIFNRLLASVKAQLKYLQCIAISCLILAAKTNEEDEVIPSVKTLAVQSGCKRSPAEILRMERIILDKLHWDLYTATPMDFLNIFHAMVMSNWPHLLHGLPQMNPSRHVAFLTKQLQHCMACHQLLQFKGSTLALVIITLELERLTPDWFPVITDLLKKAQVNSAEFIHCKELVDQELMRLQPSNAVYIFCPISQAIQGHPKAKLPYHNPSGLNNSHQVRLRVAVNQPVLAPFRPTTAQIPDDRMETDEYYDGFRHLYSEDGGVSGGRVTTSGSCPQLRPGEGSSPCPPLQAPERD; from the exons ATGAAGTGCCCTGGACCTCCAGAGAGCTCAAGACTTGCCTTCTTCCTGGACAATGCCTTAGCCAGAGAGGCTAGGATTTGGAAAGTGCCAGTTTTCCAGAATCTCGCCCTGAAG GGCACAGATATCTCCCTGTCCTGTTACAAGAAAGCGGTTCTCTGGATTGCAGAAATAAGCTCTCAGTTCAAGTTTCACCCTGAAACATTTGCCTTAGCTACCAGCATCTTTAACCGGTTATTGGCATCAGTAAAG GCCCAATTAAAATATCTTCAGTGCATAGCAATTTCCTGCCTTATCCTTGCAGCAAAAACCAATGAAGAAGACGAG gtaatACCATCGGTGAAGACACTCGCAGTGCAGAGTGGTTGTAAACGCTCTCCAGCTGAGATCTTGAGAATGGAAAGAATTATACTAGATAAGCTTCACTGGGATCTTTACACAGCAACACCAATGGATTTCTTAAACATC TTCCATGCCATGGTGATGTCCAACTGGCCCCATCTACTACATGGGCTGCCTCAGATGAATCCTTCCCGCCATGTTGCATTCTTGACCAAACAGCTACAGCACTGTATGGCGTGCCACCAACTATTGCAGTTTAAGGGCTCCACATTGGCTTTGGTGATCATCACCTTAGAGCTGGAGAGGCTGACTCCTGATTGGTTTCCTGTTATTACTGATCTGCTAAAAAAAGCACAG GTTAACAGCGCTGAGTTCATCCACTGCAAAGAGCTCGTGGATCAAGAGCTAATGCGCTTGCAGCCATCCAATGCTGTTTATATTTTCTGTCCCATCAGTCAAGCCATCCAGGGCCACCCCAAGGCAAAGCTACCCTACCACAACCCTTCTGGATTGAATAATTCCCATCAAGTGAGGTTGAGGGTTGCTGTAAACCAGCCAGTTTTAGCACCTTTCAGACCTACTACAGCCCAAATTCCTGATGACCGCATGGAGACAGATGAATACTATGATGGATTCAGACACCTGTACAGTGAGGACGGGGGAGTGAGTGGTGGGAGGGTGACCACGAGTGGCTCGTGCCCTCAGCTGAGGCCTGGAGAAGGCAGCTCCCCGTGTCCTCCCTTGCAGGCGCCTGAAAGGGACTAG